In a genomic window of Diorhabda carinulata isolate Delta chromosome 8, icDioCari1.1, whole genome shotgun sequence:
- the LOC130897446 gene encoding probable beta-hexosaminidase fdl isoform X4 — protein MKQGDLRRTLLLVILFCIFLFFYLYWQQSTKYVPTVIYNFKYSHPTSKKSIPSQWTWDCINQRCERRYTKDSQKPVSLATCSMLCSSTQLWPQPTGPVTLGSRALTFNHNQFIFESETVKPAFYLLQEAFASFNNNIISLVERSDYVKDQSDLKQFIIKVKITHPDVTKLTLRTDESYTLILKPQENTIKANITSKTFFGARCALETLSQLIWWDPYTNGGMLKVIKGATVQDKPAFPYRGLMVDTSRNFMSVDSLRRVLDGMAASKLNVFHWHISDSQSFPLVVPSVPLLSKTGSYGPDMTYSPEEVKALVEYANVKGIRIVLEVDTPGHVGNGWDWGPTEGLGELAVCINERPWSLYCGEPPCGQLNPENPHVYEILGKLYKDLLVLSGETEIFHLGGDEVNLECWSQHMQKSSTAYNYTDLHDLWGEFTVKALNKLTAANGGKKIPHVILWSSKLTKRPYLTKYLDKSQIVVQSWGGSQWSDTPDLIADGYKVIISHVDAWYLDCGFGRWRETGDAACDPYRPWQTVYNHRPWQQLHLNKQLILGGEACLWSEQFDEGSLDARLWPRAAAFGERMWSDPQIDISTFSIPEDVYTRLNTHRDRLVKRGIRAEALWPEWCSQNPGMCL, from the exons GAAATCCATTCCTTCGCAATGGACATGGGACTGTATCAATCAACGATGCGAAAGACGATACACGAAAGACTCTCAAAAGCCCGTTTCTTTAGCAACATGCAGCATGCTATGCAGTTCAACGCAGCTCTGGCCTCAGCCTACCGGCCCTGTTACTTTAGGTAGCAGAGCACTAACATTCAAtcataatcaatttattttcgaaagcGAAACCGTCAAACCGGCTTTTTATTTACTTCAAGAAGCTTTCGCCTCTTTTAACAACAATATCATAAGTTTAGTAGAAAGATCTGATTACGTTAAAGATCAATCggatttgaaacaatttattataaaagttaaaataacTCATCCGGATGTTACTAAACTGACATTGCGCACCGACGAAAGTTATACTCTGATCTTAAAACCGCAGGAAAATACTATTAAGGCCAACATTACATCGAAAACATTTTTCGGAGCGAGATGCGCATTGGAAACATTATCCCAATTGATATGGTGGGATCCATATACAAATGGTGGAATGCTTAAAGTTATAAAAGGCGCTACGGTGCAAGATAAACCCGCCTTCCCTTACAGAGGCCTTATGGTTGATACGTCCCGAAATTTTATGTCTGTAGATAGTCTTAGAAGAGTTTTGGATGGTATGGCTGCTAGTAAACTAAACGTGTTCCATTGGCATATCTCTGACAGTCAAAGCTTCCCTTTGGTCGTACCTAGTGTACCTTTGCTATCGAAAACTGGGTCTTACGGACCAGATATGACGTATAGTCCTGAAGAAGTGAAAGCTTTAGTAGAATACGCTAATGTTAAAGGTATAAGAATCGTTTTGGAAGTTGATACTCCTGGACACGTTGGTAATGGATGGGATTGGGGACCCACTGAAG GACTAGGTGAGCTCGCAGTCTGTATAAACGAACGTCCATGGAGCTTATACTGCGGTGAACCACCTTGTGGTCAACTTAATCCCGAGAACCCACACGTATACGAAATTTTAGGAAAACTGTATAAAGATCTACTGGTTCTCAGTGGTGAGACTGAGATTTTCCACCTTGGAGGTGATGAAGTCAATTTAGAATGCTGGTCGCAGCATATGCAAAAATCGAGTACTGCTTATAATTATACAGATCTCCATGATCTATGGGGGGAATTTACAGTGAAAGCTTTGAACAAATTGACAGCGGCGAATGGTGGAAAGAAAATACCTCACGTTATACTATGGTCCAGCAAACTTACTAAAAGACCTTATCTCActaaatatttggataaatcGCAAATTGTTGTACAAAGTTGGGGAGGAAGTCAATGGAGTGATACCCCAGATTTGATTGCTGATGGCTATAAAGTAATCATTTCACACGTAGATGCTTGGTATTTGGATTGCGGTTTTGGACG TTGGAGAGAAACTGGTGATGCCGCTTGTGACCCATACCGTCCGTGGCAAACTGTTTATAATCACAGACCCTGGCAGCAATTGCATCTCAATAAGCAACTAATTCTTGGAGGAGAAGCTTGTCTTTGGAGCGAGCAGTTCGACGAAGGATCTTTAGATGCGAGACTATGGCCTAGAGCAGCTGCATTCGGAGAAAGAATGTGGAGCGATCCTCAAATCGatatttccacattttccaTTCCAGAAGATGTATACACGAGATTAAATACTCACAGAGATAG GTTAGTGAAAAGGGGCATTCGTGCTGAAGCTCTTTGGCCGGAATGGTGTTCCCAAAATCCCGGTATGTGCCTTTGA
- the LOC130897446 gene encoding probable beta-hexosaminidase fdl isoform X2, whose translation MSSLWILRRSGGRMKQGDLRRTLLLVILFCIFLFFYLYWQQSTKYVPTVIYNFKYSHPTSKKSIPSQWTWDCINQRCERRYTKDSQKPVSLATCSMLCSSTQLWPQPTGPVTLGSRALTFNHNQFIFESETVKPAFYLLQEAFASFNNNIISLVERSDYVKDQSDLKQFIIKVKITHPDVTKLTLRTDESYTLILKPQENTIKANITSKTFFGARCALETLSQLIWWDPYTNGGMLKVIKGATVQDKPAFPYRGLMVDTSRNFMSVDSLRRVLDGMAASKLNVFHWHISDSQSFPLVVPSVPLLSKTGSYGPDMTYSPEEVKALVEYANVKGIRIVLEVDTPGHVGNGWDWGPTEGLGELAVCINERPWSLYCGEPPCGQLNPENPHVYEILGKLYKDLLVLSGETEIFHLGGDEVNLECWSQHMQKSSTAYNYTDLHDLWGEFTVKALNKLTAANGGKKIPHVILWSSKLTKRPYLTKYLDKSQIVVQSWGGSQWSDTPDLIADGYKVIISHVDAWYLDCGFGRWRETGDAACDPYRPWQTVYNHRPWQQLHLNKQLILGGEACLWSEQFDEGSLDARLWPRAAAFGERMWSDPQIDISTFSIPEDVYTRLNTHRDRLVKRGIRAEALWPEWCSQNPGMCL comes from the exons GAAATCCATTCCTTCGCAATGGACATGGGACTGTATCAATCAACGATGCGAAAGACGATACACGAAAGACTCTCAAAAGCCCGTTTCTTTAGCAACATGCAGCATGCTATGCAGTTCAACGCAGCTCTGGCCTCAGCCTACCGGCCCTGTTACTTTAGGTAGCAGAGCACTAACATTCAAtcataatcaatttattttcgaaagcGAAACCGTCAAACCGGCTTTTTATTTACTTCAAGAAGCTTTCGCCTCTTTTAACAACAATATCATAAGTTTAGTAGAAAGATCTGATTACGTTAAAGATCAATCggatttgaaacaatttattataaaagttaaaataacTCATCCGGATGTTACTAAACTGACATTGCGCACCGACGAAAGTTATACTCTGATCTTAAAACCGCAGGAAAATACTATTAAGGCCAACATTACATCGAAAACATTTTTCGGAGCGAGATGCGCATTGGAAACATTATCCCAATTGATATGGTGGGATCCATATACAAATGGTGGAATGCTTAAAGTTATAAAAGGCGCTACGGTGCAAGATAAACCCGCCTTCCCTTACAGAGGCCTTATGGTTGATACGTCCCGAAATTTTATGTCTGTAGATAGTCTTAGAAGAGTTTTGGATGGTATGGCTGCTAGTAAACTAAACGTGTTCCATTGGCATATCTCTGACAGTCAAAGCTTCCCTTTGGTCGTACCTAGTGTACCTTTGCTATCGAAAACTGGGTCTTACGGACCAGATATGACGTATAGTCCTGAAGAAGTGAAAGCTTTAGTAGAATACGCTAATGTTAAAGGTATAAGAATCGTTTTGGAAGTTGATACTCCTGGACACGTTGGTAATGGATGGGATTGGGGACCCACTGAAG GACTAGGTGAGCTCGCAGTCTGTATAAACGAACGTCCATGGAGCTTATACTGCGGTGAACCACCTTGTGGTCAACTTAATCCCGAGAACCCACACGTATACGAAATTTTAGGAAAACTGTATAAAGATCTACTGGTTCTCAGTGGTGAGACTGAGATTTTCCACCTTGGAGGTGATGAAGTCAATTTAGAATGCTGGTCGCAGCATATGCAAAAATCGAGTACTGCTTATAATTATACAGATCTCCATGATCTATGGGGGGAATTTACAGTGAAAGCTTTGAACAAATTGACAGCGGCGAATGGTGGAAAGAAAATACCTCACGTTATACTATGGTCCAGCAAACTTACTAAAAGACCTTATCTCActaaatatttggataaatcGCAAATTGTTGTACAAAGTTGGGGAGGAAGTCAATGGAGTGATACCCCAGATTTGATTGCTGATGGCTATAAAGTAATCATTTCACACGTAGATGCTTGGTATTTGGATTGCGGTTTTGGACG TTGGAGAGAAACTGGTGATGCCGCTTGTGACCCATACCGTCCGTGGCAAACTGTTTATAATCACAGACCCTGGCAGCAATTGCATCTCAATAAGCAACTAATTCTTGGAGGAGAAGCTTGTCTTTGGAGCGAGCAGTTCGACGAAGGATCTTTAGATGCGAGACTATGGCCTAGAGCAGCTGCATTCGGAGAAAGAATGTGGAGCGATCCTCAAATCGatatttccacattttccaTTCCAGAAGATGTATACACGAGATTAAATACTCACAGAGATAG GTTAGTGAAAAGGGGCATTCGTGCTGAAGCTCTTTGGCCGGAATGGTGTTCCCAAAATCCCGGTATGTGCCTTTGA
- the LOC130897446 gene encoding probable beta-hexosaminidase fdl isoform X3, with protein MRFRLKLRSGGRMKQGDLRRTLLLVILFCIFLFFYLYWQQSTKYVPTVIYNFKYSHPTSKKSIPSQWTWDCINQRCERRYTKDSQKPVSLATCSMLCSSTQLWPQPTGPVTLGSRALTFNHNQFIFESETVKPAFYLLQEAFASFNNNIISLVERSDYVKDQSDLKQFIIKVKITHPDVTKLTLRTDESYTLILKPQENTIKANITSKTFFGARCALETLSQLIWWDPYTNGGMLKVIKGATVQDKPAFPYRGLMVDTSRNFMSVDSLRRVLDGMAASKLNVFHWHISDSQSFPLVVPSVPLLSKTGSYGPDMTYSPEEVKALVEYANVKGIRIVLEVDTPGHVGNGWDWGPTEGLGELAVCINERPWSLYCGEPPCGQLNPENPHVYEILGKLYKDLLVLSGETEIFHLGGDEVNLECWSQHMQKSSTAYNYTDLHDLWGEFTVKALNKLTAANGGKKIPHVILWSSKLTKRPYLTKYLDKSQIVVQSWGGSQWSDTPDLIADGYKVIISHVDAWYLDCGFGRWRETGDAACDPYRPWQTVYNHRPWQQLHLNKQLILGGEACLWSEQFDEGSLDARLWPRAAAFGERMWSDPQIDISTFSIPEDVYTRLNTHRDRLVKRGIRAEALWPEWCSQNPGMCL; from the exons GAAATCCATTCCTTCGCAATGGACATGGGACTGTATCAATCAACGATGCGAAAGACGATACACGAAAGACTCTCAAAAGCCCGTTTCTTTAGCAACATGCAGCATGCTATGCAGTTCAACGCAGCTCTGGCCTCAGCCTACCGGCCCTGTTACTTTAGGTAGCAGAGCACTAACATTCAAtcataatcaatttattttcgaaagcGAAACCGTCAAACCGGCTTTTTATTTACTTCAAGAAGCTTTCGCCTCTTTTAACAACAATATCATAAGTTTAGTAGAAAGATCTGATTACGTTAAAGATCAATCggatttgaaacaatttattataaaagttaaaataacTCATCCGGATGTTACTAAACTGACATTGCGCACCGACGAAAGTTATACTCTGATCTTAAAACCGCAGGAAAATACTATTAAGGCCAACATTACATCGAAAACATTTTTCGGAGCGAGATGCGCATTGGAAACATTATCCCAATTGATATGGTGGGATCCATATACAAATGGTGGAATGCTTAAAGTTATAAAAGGCGCTACGGTGCAAGATAAACCCGCCTTCCCTTACAGAGGCCTTATGGTTGATACGTCCCGAAATTTTATGTCTGTAGATAGTCTTAGAAGAGTTTTGGATGGTATGGCTGCTAGTAAACTAAACGTGTTCCATTGGCATATCTCTGACAGTCAAAGCTTCCCTTTGGTCGTACCTAGTGTACCTTTGCTATCGAAAACTGGGTCTTACGGACCAGATATGACGTATAGTCCTGAAGAAGTGAAAGCTTTAGTAGAATACGCTAATGTTAAAGGTATAAGAATCGTTTTGGAAGTTGATACTCCTGGACACGTTGGTAATGGATGGGATTGGGGACCCACTGAAG GACTAGGTGAGCTCGCAGTCTGTATAAACGAACGTCCATGGAGCTTATACTGCGGTGAACCACCTTGTGGTCAACTTAATCCCGAGAACCCACACGTATACGAAATTTTAGGAAAACTGTATAAAGATCTACTGGTTCTCAGTGGTGAGACTGAGATTTTCCACCTTGGAGGTGATGAAGTCAATTTAGAATGCTGGTCGCAGCATATGCAAAAATCGAGTACTGCTTATAATTATACAGATCTCCATGATCTATGGGGGGAATTTACAGTGAAAGCTTTGAACAAATTGACAGCGGCGAATGGTGGAAAGAAAATACCTCACGTTATACTATGGTCCAGCAAACTTACTAAAAGACCTTATCTCActaaatatttggataaatcGCAAATTGTTGTACAAAGTTGGGGAGGAAGTCAATGGAGTGATACCCCAGATTTGATTGCTGATGGCTATAAAGTAATCATTTCACACGTAGATGCTTGGTATTTGGATTGCGGTTTTGGACG TTGGAGAGAAACTGGTGATGCCGCTTGTGACCCATACCGTCCGTGGCAAACTGTTTATAATCACAGACCCTGGCAGCAATTGCATCTCAATAAGCAACTAATTCTTGGAGGAGAAGCTTGTCTTTGGAGCGAGCAGTTCGACGAAGGATCTTTAGATGCGAGACTATGGCCTAGAGCAGCTGCATTCGGAGAAAGAATGTGGAGCGATCCTCAAATCGatatttccacattttccaTTCCAGAAGATGTATACACGAGATTAAATACTCACAGAGATAG GTTAGTGAAAAGGGGCATTCGTGCTGAAGCTCTTTGGCCGGAATGGTGTTCCCAAAATCCCGGTATGTGCCTTTGA
- the LOC130897446 gene encoding probable beta-hexosaminidase fdl isoform X1, which produces MCVLGLIILKFYRSGGRMKQGDLRRTLLLVILFCIFLFFYLYWQQSTKYVPTVIYNFKYSHPTSKKSIPSQWTWDCINQRCERRYTKDSQKPVSLATCSMLCSSTQLWPQPTGPVTLGSRALTFNHNQFIFESETVKPAFYLLQEAFASFNNNIISLVERSDYVKDQSDLKQFIIKVKITHPDVTKLTLRTDESYTLILKPQENTIKANITSKTFFGARCALETLSQLIWWDPYTNGGMLKVIKGATVQDKPAFPYRGLMVDTSRNFMSVDSLRRVLDGMAASKLNVFHWHISDSQSFPLVVPSVPLLSKTGSYGPDMTYSPEEVKALVEYANVKGIRIVLEVDTPGHVGNGWDWGPTEGLGELAVCINERPWSLYCGEPPCGQLNPENPHVYEILGKLYKDLLVLSGETEIFHLGGDEVNLECWSQHMQKSSTAYNYTDLHDLWGEFTVKALNKLTAANGGKKIPHVILWSSKLTKRPYLTKYLDKSQIVVQSWGGSQWSDTPDLIADGYKVIISHVDAWYLDCGFGRWRETGDAACDPYRPWQTVYNHRPWQQLHLNKQLILGGEACLWSEQFDEGSLDARLWPRAAAFGERMWSDPQIDISTFSIPEDVYTRLNTHRDRLVKRGIRAEALWPEWCSQNPGMCL; this is translated from the exons GAAATCCATTCCTTCGCAATGGACATGGGACTGTATCAATCAACGATGCGAAAGACGATACACGAAAGACTCTCAAAAGCCCGTTTCTTTAGCAACATGCAGCATGCTATGCAGTTCAACGCAGCTCTGGCCTCAGCCTACCGGCCCTGTTACTTTAGGTAGCAGAGCACTAACATTCAAtcataatcaatttattttcgaaagcGAAACCGTCAAACCGGCTTTTTATTTACTTCAAGAAGCTTTCGCCTCTTTTAACAACAATATCATAAGTTTAGTAGAAAGATCTGATTACGTTAAAGATCAATCggatttgaaacaatttattataaaagttaaaataacTCATCCGGATGTTACTAAACTGACATTGCGCACCGACGAAAGTTATACTCTGATCTTAAAACCGCAGGAAAATACTATTAAGGCCAACATTACATCGAAAACATTTTTCGGAGCGAGATGCGCATTGGAAACATTATCCCAATTGATATGGTGGGATCCATATACAAATGGTGGAATGCTTAAAGTTATAAAAGGCGCTACGGTGCAAGATAAACCCGCCTTCCCTTACAGAGGCCTTATGGTTGATACGTCCCGAAATTTTATGTCTGTAGATAGTCTTAGAAGAGTTTTGGATGGTATGGCTGCTAGTAAACTAAACGTGTTCCATTGGCATATCTCTGACAGTCAAAGCTTCCCTTTGGTCGTACCTAGTGTACCTTTGCTATCGAAAACTGGGTCTTACGGACCAGATATGACGTATAGTCCTGAAGAAGTGAAAGCTTTAGTAGAATACGCTAATGTTAAAGGTATAAGAATCGTTTTGGAAGTTGATACTCCTGGACACGTTGGTAATGGATGGGATTGGGGACCCACTGAAG GACTAGGTGAGCTCGCAGTCTGTATAAACGAACGTCCATGGAGCTTATACTGCGGTGAACCACCTTGTGGTCAACTTAATCCCGAGAACCCACACGTATACGAAATTTTAGGAAAACTGTATAAAGATCTACTGGTTCTCAGTGGTGAGACTGAGATTTTCCACCTTGGAGGTGATGAAGTCAATTTAGAATGCTGGTCGCAGCATATGCAAAAATCGAGTACTGCTTATAATTATACAGATCTCCATGATCTATGGGGGGAATTTACAGTGAAAGCTTTGAACAAATTGACAGCGGCGAATGGTGGAAAGAAAATACCTCACGTTATACTATGGTCCAGCAAACTTACTAAAAGACCTTATCTCActaaatatttggataaatcGCAAATTGTTGTACAAAGTTGGGGAGGAAGTCAATGGAGTGATACCCCAGATTTGATTGCTGATGGCTATAAAGTAATCATTTCACACGTAGATGCTTGGTATTTGGATTGCGGTTTTGGACG TTGGAGAGAAACTGGTGATGCCGCTTGTGACCCATACCGTCCGTGGCAAACTGTTTATAATCACAGACCCTGGCAGCAATTGCATCTCAATAAGCAACTAATTCTTGGAGGAGAAGCTTGTCTTTGGAGCGAGCAGTTCGACGAAGGATCTTTAGATGCGAGACTATGGCCTAGAGCAGCTGCATTCGGAGAAAGAATGTGGAGCGATCCTCAAATCGatatttccacattttccaTTCCAGAAGATGTATACACGAGATTAAATACTCACAGAGATAG GTTAGTGAAAAGGGGCATTCGTGCTGAAGCTCTTTGGCCGGAATGGTGTTCCCAAAATCCCGGTATGTGCCTTTGA